A genome region from Deltaproteobacteria bacterium includes the following:
- a CDS encoding Fe-S-containing hydro-lyase — translation MTAAHRLEAPLSRSDLESLQAGDLALVSGTLYTARDAAHKRLVEAIDQGEGLPMDLDGQILYYVGPTPASPGRVIGAAGPTTSYRMDPYTPALLKLGLKAMIGKGRRSEEVRQAMLKYGAVYLAAIGGAGALLSQAVKSVEIIAYEDLGPEAVRRLTVEDFPVTVINDLAGRDLYEEGKRRYARGNKS, via the coding sequence ATGACCGCTGCGCACCGCCTTGAGGCGCCCCTGAGCCGCTCTGACCTGGAGTCCCTTCAGGCCGGTGACCTGGCCCTGGTTTCTGGCACGCTTTACACCGCCCGGGACGCGGCGCACAAGCGGCTGGTCGAGGCCATTGATCAAGGCGAAGGCCTGCCCATGGACCTGGACGGCCAGATCCTTTATTACGTCGGACCGACACCGGCTTCGCCCGGTCGGGTCATTGGAGCGGCTGGGCCGACGACCAGCTATCGCATGGACCCTTACACGCCCGCCTTACTCAAACTGGGCCTGAAAGCCATGATTGGCAAAGGCCGCCGTTCTGAGGAGGTCAGGCAGGCCATGCTAAAATACGGCGCGGTTTACCTGGCCGCCATTGGCGGGGCCGGGGCCTTGCTCAGCCAGGCCGTCAAGTCCGTGGAGATCATCGCCTACGAAGACCTGGGGCCGGAAGCCGTACGCCGCCTGACGGTTGAAGACTTTCCGGTCACGGTCATCAATGACCTGGCTGGAAGAGACCTTTACGAAGAAGGAAAGAGGCGGTACGCCAGAGGAAATAAATCATGA
- the sdhC gene encoding succinate dehydrogenase, cytochrome b556 subunit gives MKAYKPKKHYRWHPGFVFWLLHRLAGLGLAGYLILHVWVLSHLLKGEAEFKRIMDAFDHPVIRLMEIGLLGLVLFHGLNGLRILLMDYGPMANKESYIKYLAGTFIVIAVLFIIGGAAMLRTLLT, from the coding sequence ATGAAGGCTTACAAACCCAAAAAACATTATCGCTGGCATCCCGGCTTTGTCTTCTGGCTCCTGCACCGCCTCGCCGGGTTAGGGCTGGCCGGCTACCTGATCCTGCATGTCTGGGTCCTGTCCCACCTGCTTAAAGGGGAGGCCGAATTCAAACGAATCATGGACGCCTTCGACCATCCGGTCATTCGGCTCATGGAGATCGGCCTCCTGGGCCTGGTCCTCTTCCACGGCCTCAACGGCCTCCGCATCCTGCTGATGGACTATGGGCCCATGGCCAATAAAGAATCATACATCAAGTACCTGGCAGGAACCTTTATTGTCATCGCCGTGCTCTTTATTATCGGCGGCGCGGCTATGCTGCGAACGTTATTAACTTAA
- the sdhD gene encoding succinate dehydrogenase, hydrophobic membrane anchor protein, with translation MALNFVSGRTGAFEWLFQRVSGVVLAMILATHFILLHFISDGEYEYDVIMARLASPTWKVFYLCFLFFALYHAMNGAKILIDDYIHEPRWRTLLICLDWLLALVLFFYGALVIIAHTAPVVQG, from the coding sequence ATGGCCCTGAATTTCGTTTCCGGTCGCACCGGGGCTTTTGAATGGCTTTTCCAGCGGGTTTCCGGCGTGGTGCTGGCCATGATCCTGGCCACGCACTTCATCCTGCTGCACTTCATTTCAGACGGCGAATATGAGTACGACGTCATCATGGCCCGCCTGGCCAGCCCGACCTGGAAGGTCTTTTACCTCTGTTTCCTGTTTTTTGCCTTATACCACGCCATGAACGGGGCAAAGATCCTGATTGACGATTACATCCATGAGCCGCGCTGGCGGACCCTTTTAATATGCCTTGACTGGCTGCTGGCCCTGGTTCTGTTTTTCTACGGGGCCCTGGTCATTATTGCCCACACGGCCCCGGTGGTGCAGGGGTGA